A window of Parambassis ranga chromosome 10, fParRan2.1, whole genome shotgun sequence contains these coding sequences:
- the LOC114443031 gene encoding uncharacterized protein LOC114443031 produces the protein MSSCVFFSALFTLPLAVGWELLGDREKVQTVCVGKEFRLPVDSASRIVTFTPDSEEPRRVLLEKTTIKDPRFEWTRDKTLVLKEVTLSDQGLYANKLSFGFTYETVRLIVSECIRPYHKNYGENFQHSIPENGSLLEFSPRGAPSEAVPIVLWNRTDPDGGRGRLLHGGKVWVAERVTQADQGNYTVRDNDGKALSRSVLSVREHSFNVTRFTEESLTLPLFLPVAHAHLIFTPTRYPDESSLGPFDPKPPRGPVQLIREGHIVHHDMRYRDIITLSRNGANNEVIITRLTSRHDGLYEIKDSNGNLVSSTFLQVIEKKESRWRVLLKSVSVPGGMFVSLTGFFLFLKRYPCCNVSRIITGLRTNRPPPANPPRVNIQAQSCPEPSGYYGQYNQQHGTPRKWTPRASPAHSGYTPVTPVMAGSPRAVNQQEARVTARSSPGHNLANKWDNFNEEDNRISFSVPGASDCLQSSEECIQFQIAKEGDEKRWSKSQEFFSKLPLDMDTSESCSVYTSDKMNFASSS, from the exons ATGTCCTcctgtgtcttcttctctgcacTGTTTACCCTTCCTCTCGCTGTGG GATGGGAATTACTAG GCGATAGAGAAAAAgtccagactgtgtgtgttgggaaGGAGTTTCGTCTGCCAGTGGACTCGGCATCTAGAATTGTGACTTTTACTCCGGACTCTGAGGAGCCCAGACGCGTCCTGCTGGAGAAAACCACC ATAAAGGACCCACGCTTCGAGTGGACCAGAGATAAGACATTAGTCCTGAAAGAAGTGACACTCAGTGATCAGGGACTTTATGCCAACAAACTATCCTTTGGTTTCACCTACGAGACTGTTCGTCTGATTGTTTCAG AATGCATTAGGCCCTACCACAAAAACTACGGGGAGAACTTTCAGCACAGCATCCCTGAAAATGGCAGCCTGCTGGAGTTTTCTCCTCGGGGCGCTCCGTCTGAGGCCGTACCAATTGTGCTGTGGAATCGTACGGACCCTGACGGAGGCCGGGGGCGGCTGCTGCATGGTGGGAAGGTCTGGGTGGCAGAGAGAGTGACACAGGCAGACCAAGGCAACTATACCGTGAGAGACAATGATGGAAAGGCCCTGTCTCGCAGCGTCCTCTCTGTCCGTG AGCACTCCTTCAATGTCACACGCTTCACTGAGGAGTCTCTAACCCTGCCCTTATTTCTTCCTGTCGCTCATGCGCATCTCATTTTTACCCCAACACGATACCCTGATGAATCCTCACTGGGCCCTTTTGATCCCAAACCGCCCCGGGGCCCTGTGCAGTTAATCCGTGAGGGCCACATAGTACACCACGACATGCGCTACAGGGATATAATCACTCTAAGCAGGAATGGCGCCAACAATGAGGTCATCATTACACGGCTGACCTCCAGACACGATGGGCTTTATGAAATCAAAGACAGCAACGGCAACCTGGTGTCCTCCACCTTCCTGCAGGTGATTG aaaaaaaggagagcagATGGCGAGTTCTCCTCAAGTCCGTCTCTGTCCCTGGCGGCATGTTTGTGTCACTGACAGGCTTCTTTCTGTTCCTGAAGCGCTACCCCTGCTGCAATGTCTCACGCATCATCACAGGCCTCAGAACGAATCGTCCGccaccagccaatcctccaagAGTTAACATCCAG GCTCAGTCATGTCCTGAGCCATCAGGCTACTACGGTCAGTACAATCAGCAGCATGGAACACCAAGAAAATGGACCCCAAGAGCTAGTCCTGCTCATTCT GGCTACACTCCTGTCACTCCCGTTATGGCTGGGAGTCCGAGAGCTGTGAACCAGCAAGAAGCCAGAGTTACAGCTCGGAGCTCCCCTGGTCATAATTTGGCCAACAAG TGGGACAACTTTAATGAGGAGGACAACAGGATTTCCTTTTCTGTACCTGGAGCTTCAGATTGTCTTCAGTCCTCTGAGGAGTGCATTCAGTTCCAGATTGCAAAAGAGGGAGATGAGAAAAGATGGAGCAAATCACAGGAGTTCTTTTCAAAACTGCCCCTGGATATGGACACCTctgaatcctgcagtgtttacaCCTCAGACAAAATGAACTTTGCAAGCTCAAGCTAA